From one Solanum stenotomum isolate F172 chromosome 12, ASM1918654v1, whole genome shotgun sequence genomic stretch:
- the LOC125846560 gene encoding DNA damage-binding protein 1 isoform X2 — protein MSVWNYVVTAHKPTNVTHSCVGNFTGPQELNLIIAKCTRIEIHLLTPQGLQPMLDVPIYGRIATLELFRPHGETQDLLFIATERYKFCVLQWDTEASEVITRAMGDVSDRIGRPTDNGQIGIIDPDCRLIGLHLYDGLFKVIPFDNKGQLKEAFNIRLEELQVLDIKFLYGCPKPTIVVLYQDNKDARHVKTYEVSLKDKDFIEGPWAQNNLDNGASLLIPVPPPLCGVLIIGEETIVYCSASAFKAIPIRPSITRAYGRVDADGSRYLLGDHNGLLHLLVITHEKEKVTGLKIELLGETSIASTISYLDNAFVFIGSSYGDSQLVKLNLQPDTKGSYVEVLERYVNLGPIVDFCVVDLERQGQGQVVTCSGAYKDGSLRIVRNGIGINEQASVELQGIKGMWSLRSATDDPYDTFLVVSFISETRVLAMNLEDELEETEIEGFNSQVQTLFCHDAVYNQLVQVTSNSVRLVSSTSRDLKNEWFAPAGYSVNVATANATQVLLATGGGHLVYLEIGDGVLNEVKYAKLDYDISCLDINPIGENPNYSHIAAVGMWTDISVRIYSLPDLNLITKEQLGGEIIPRSVLMCSFEGISYLLCALGDGHLLNFVLSMSTGELTDRKKVSLGTQPITLRTFSSKDTTHVFAASDRPTVIYSSNKKLLYSNVNLKEVSHMCPFNVAAFPDSLAIAKEGELTIGTIDEIQKLHIRSIPLGEHARRISHQEQTRTFALCSVKYTQSNADDPEMHFVRLLDDQTFEFISTYPLDQFEYGCSILSCSFSDDSNVYYCIGTAYVMPEENEPTKGRILVFIVEDGKLQLIAEKETKGAVYSLNAFNGKLLAAINQKIQLYKWASREDGGSRELQTECGHHGHILALYVQTRGDFIVVGDLMKSISLLIFKHEEGAIEERARDYNANWMSAVEILDDDIYLGAENNFNLFTVRKNSEGATDEERSRLEVVGEYHLGEFVNRFRHGSLVMRLPDSDVGQIPTVIFGTVNGVIGVIASLPHDQYLFLEKLQTNLRKVIKGVGGLSHEQWRSFYNEKKTVDAKNFLDGDLIESFLDLSRNRMEEISKAMSVPVEELMKRVEELTRLH, from the exons CCAATGTTAGATGTGCCGATATATGGGAGAATCGCGACACTTGAGCTTTTCCGTCCTCAC GGTGAAACACAAGATCTTCTCTTCATCGCAACAGAGCGATATAAATTCTGTGTCCTTCAATGGGACACTGAGGCATCTGAAGTTATCACAAG AGCAATGGGAGATGTGTCAGACCGAATAGGCCGTCCCACAGATAATGGTCAG ATTGGTATAATTGATCCAGACTGCAGATTGATCGGGCTGCATCTTTATGATGGACTATTTAAG GTTATTCCATTTGATAACAAAGGCCAACTGAAGGAAGCTTTTAACATCAG gCTCGAGGAGCTTCAAGTTTTAGATATTAAATTCTTGTATGGTTGCCCGAAGCCTACAATTGTTGTTCTATATCAG GATAACAAGGATGCCCGACATGTCAAAACATATGAGGTGTCCTTGAAAGATAAAGATTTTATTGAAGGGCCATGGGCTCAGAATAATCTTGATAATGGAGCTTCTTTGCTAATACCAGTACCTCCGCCACTGTGTGGTGTATTGATTATTGGAGAAGAAACCATCGTTTATTGCAGCGCTTCAGCTTTTAAGGCTATCCCAATTAGACCT TCTATCACAAGAGCATATGGGCGGGTTGATGCTGATGGTTCTCGATATTTGCTTGGGGATCATAATGGGCTTCTTCACCTACTTGTTATCACTCATGAGAAGGAGAA AGTTACCGGACTCAAAATTGAGCTGCTGGGAGAAACTTCTATTGCATCAACCATATCATACCTAGACAATGCTTTTGTCTTCATTGGCTCAAGCTATGGAGATTCACAG CTTGTAAAGCTCAATCTCCAGCCTGACACCAAAGGTTCTTATGTGGAAGTTCTAGAGAGATATGTCAATTTGGGACCTATTGTGGACTTCTGTGTTGTTGATCTGGAGAGGCAAGGTCAAGGTCAGGTTGTAACTTGCTCTGGAGCCTATAAGGATGGATCGCTTCGTATTGTTCGAAATGGAATTGGCATAAATGAACAg GCGTCTGTGGAACTACAAGGGATCAAAGGAATGTGGTCTCTTAGATCTGCTACTGATGATCCATATGACACATTCTTGGTTGTTAGCTTCATTAGTGAGACACGCGTTTTGGCTATGAACCTTGAGGATGAGCTGGAAGAAACTGAGATAGAAGGCTTCAATTCTCAAGTCCAGACCTTGTTTTGTCATGATGCTGTATACAACCAGCTTGTTCAG GTTACTTCAAATTCTGTTAGACTGGTCAGTTCTACCTCTAGAGATCTGAAAAACGAATGGTTTGCCCCAGCCGGCTACTCGGTCAATGTTGCAACTGCTAATGCCACTCAG GTACTATTGGCTACTGGGGGTGGCCATCTGGTATACCTAGAAATTGGTGATGGGGTGTTGAATGAAGTAAAATATGCCAAGTTGGATTATGACATCTCGTGCCTGGACATAAATCCAATTGGTGAAAATCCAAACTACAGTCACATTGCAGCAGTTGGAATGTGGACAGACATAAGTGTCAGGATATATTCACTTCCCGACTTGAATCTCATTACAAAGGAGCAGCTAGGAGGGGAGATTATTCCTCGTTCTGTTCTGATGTGTTCCTTTGAAGGG ATATCTTATCTACTATGTGCTTTGGGAGATGGCCATCTCTTGAATTTTGTATTGAGCATGAGTACTGGTGAGCTGACAGATAGGAAAAAAGTGtctcttgggacacagcccataacACTTCGTACATTCTCATCTAAAGATACTACACACGTCTTTGCTGCCTCCGACAGGCCCACAGTTATTTACAGCAGTAACAAGAAGCTGCTTTATAGCAATGTAAATCTAAAAGAAGTTAGTCATATGTGCCCATTCAATGTTGCAGCTTTTCCAGACAG CCTTGCAATCGCTAAAGAAGGTGAGTTAACAATTGGCACTATTGATGAAATTCAGAAGCTTCACATCCGTTCAATACCCCTTGGGGAGCATGCACGTCGCATCAGCCATCAAGAGCAGACCCGAACATTTGCTCTATGCAGTGTGAAGTATACTCAGTCAAATGCAGATGATCCTGAAATGCATTTTGTCCGCCTGTTGGATGATCAGACATTTGAGTTCATATCAACGTATCCCCTTGACCAATTTGAATATGGCTGTTCCATACTAAGCTGCTCCTTTTCTGATGATAGTAATGTGTATTATTGCATTGGAACTGCATATGTGATGCCAGAGGAAAATGAACCTACCAAG GGCCGAATTTTAGTTTTTATAGTTGAAGATGGAAAGCTCCAACTAATTGCTGAGAAGGAAACTAAGGGAGCTGTCTACTCTCTAAATGCCTTCAATGGGAAACTGCTTGCTGCAATCAATCAGAAGATTCAATTGTACAAGTGGGCTTCGCGTGAGGATGGTGGCAGCCGAGAATTGCAGACAGAATGTGGACACCATGGTCATATATTAGCTCTTTATGTTCAAACGCGTGGGGATTTCATTGTTGTTGGTGATTTGATGAAATCCATTTCCCTGCTGATTTTCAAG CATGAAGAGGGTGCTATAGAGGAGCGAGCCCGAGACTATAATGCAAATTGGATGTCAGCTGTTGAGATTCTCGATGATGACATTTATCTTGGTGCTGAGAATAACTTTAACCTTTTCACGGTCAGGAAAAATAGTGAAGGTGCTACAGATGAGGAGCGCAGCCGTCTTGAAGTGGTTGGTGAATACCATCTTGGTGAATTTGTTAATAGGTTTAGACACGGTTCGCTTGTCATGCGACTACCAGATTCAGACGTTGGGCAGATACCCACCGTCATATTTGGCACAGTGAATGGTGTTATAGGGGTCATTGCATCACTACCTCAtgatcaatatttatttttggaaaagcTGCAGACAAACTTACGGAAAGTGATAAAGGGTGTGGGAGGTCTGAGCCACGAGCAGTGGAGGTCGTTTTACAACGAGAAGAAAACTGTAGATGCTAAAAACTTTCTTGATGGAGATTTGATTGAATCATTCCTAGATCTTAGCAGGAATCGGATGGAAGAGATTTCTAAAGCAATGTCAGTTCCAGTTGAGGAACTAATGAAGAGAGTGGAAGAGTTGACAAGGTTGCATTAG
- the LOC125846560 gene encoding DNA damage-binding protein 1 isoform X1, producing the protein MSVWNYVVTAHKPTNVTHSCVGNFTGPQELNLIIAKCTRIEIHLLTPQGLQCICLQPMLDVPIYGRIATLELFRPHGETQDLLFIATERYKFCVLQWDTEASEVITRAMGDVSDRIGRPTDNGQIGIIDPDCRLIGLHLYDGLFKVIPFDNKGQLKEAFNIRLEELQVLDIKFLYGCPKPTIVVLYQDNKDARHVKTYEVSLKDKDFIEGPWAQNNLDNGASLLIPVPPPLCGVLIIGEETIVYCSASAFKAIPIRPSITRAYGRVDADGSRYLLGDHNGLLHLLVITHEKEKVTGLKIELLGETSIASTISYLDNAFVFIGSSYGDSQLVKLNLQPDTKGSYVEVLERYVNLGPIVDFCVVDLERQGQGQVVTCSGAYKDGSLRIVRNGIGINEQASVELQGIKGMWSLRSATDDPYDTFLVVSFISETRVLAMNLEDELEETEIEGFNSQVQTLFCHDAVYNQLVQVTSNSVRLVSSTSRDLKNEWFAPAGYSVNVATANATQVLLATGGGHLVYLEIGDGVLNEVKYAKLDYDISCLDINPIGENPNYSHIAAVGMWTDISVRIYSLPDLNLITKEQLGGEIIPRSVLMCSFEGISYLLCALGDGHLLNFVLSMSTGELTDRKKVSLGTQPITLRTFSSKDTTHVFAASDRPTVIYSSNKKLLYSNVNLKEVSHMCPFNVAAFPDSLAIAKEGELTIGTIDEIQKLHIRSIPLGEHARRISHQEQTRTFALCSVKYTQSNADDPEMHFVRLLDDQTFEFISTYPLDQFEYGCSILSCSFSDDSNVYYCIGTAYVMPEENEPTKGRILVFIVEDGKLQLIAEKETKGAVYSLNAFNGKLLAAINQKIQLYKWASREDGGSRELQTECGHHGHILALYVQTRGDFIVVGDLMKSISLLIFKHEEGAIEERARDYNANWMSAVEILDDDIYLGAENNFNLFTVRKNSEGATDEERSRLEVVGEYHLGEFVNRFRHGSLVMRLPDSDVGQIPTVIFGTVNGVIGVIASLPHDQYLFLEKLQTNLRKVIKGVGGLSHEQWRSFYNEKKTVDAKNFLDGDLIESFLDLSRNRMEEISKAMSVPVEELMKRVEELTRLH; encoded by the exons TGCATTTGTCTGCAGCCAATGTTAGATGTGCCGATATATGGGAGAATCGCGACACTTGAGCTTTTCCGTCCTCAC GGTGAAACACAAGATCTTCTCTTCATCGCAACAGAGCGATATAAATTCTGTGTCCTTCAATGGGACACTGAGGCATCTGAAGTTATCACAAG AGCAATGGGAGATGTGTCAGACCGAATAGGCCGTCCCACAGATAATGGTCAG ATTGGTATAATTGATCCAGACTGCAGATTGATCGGGCTGCATCTTTATGATGGACTATTTAAG GTTATTCCATTTGATAACAAAGGCCAACTGAAGGAAGCTTTTAACATCAG gCTCGAGGAGCTTCAAGTTTTAGATATTAAATTCTTGTATGGTTGCCCGAAGCCTACAATTGTTGTTCTATATCAG GATAACAAGGATGCCCGACATGTCAAAACATATGAGGTGTCCTTGAAAGATAAAGATTTTATTGAAGGGCCATGGGCTCAGAATAATCTTGATAATGGAGCTTCTTTGCTAATACCAGTACCTCCGCCACTGTGTGGTGTATTGATTATTGGAGAAGAAACCATCGTTTATTGCAGCGCTTCAGCTTTTAAGGCTATCCCAATTAGACCT TCTATCACAAGAGCATATGGGCGGGTTGATGCTGATGGTTCTCGATATTTGCTTGGGGATCATAATGGGCTTCTTCACCTACTTGTTATCACTCATGAGAAGGAGAA AGTTACCGGACTCAAAATTGAGCTGCTGGGAGAAACTTCTATTGCATCAACCATATCATACCTAGACAATGCTTTTGTCTTCATTGGCTCAAGCTATGGAGATTCACAG CTTGTAAAGCTCAATCTCCAGCCTGACACCAAAGGTTCTTATGTGGAAGTTCTAGAGAGATATGTCAATTTGGGACCTATTGTGGACTTCTGTGTTGTTGATCTGGAGAGGCAAGGTCAAGGTCAGGTTGTAACTTGCTCTGGAGCCTATAAGGATGGATCGCTTCGTATTGTTCGAAATGGAATTGGCATAAATGAACAg GCGTCTGTGGAACTACAAGGGATCAAAGGAATGTGGTCTCTTAGATCTGCTACTGATGATCCATATGACACATTCTTGGTTGTTAGCTTCATTAGTGAGACACGCGTTTTGGCTATGAACCTTGAGGATGAGCTGGAAGAAACTGAGATAGAAGGCTTCAATTCTCAAGTCCAGACCTTGTTTTGTCATGATGCTGTATACAACCAGCTTGTTCAG GTTACTTCAAATTCTGTTAGACTGGTCAGTTCTACCTCTAGAGATCTGAAAAACGAATGGTTTGCCCCAGCCGGCTACTCGGTCAATGTTGCAACTGCTAATGCCACTCAG GTACTATTGGCTACTGGGGGTGGCCATCTGGTATACCTAGAAATTGGTGATGGGGTGTTGAATGAAGTAAAATATGCCAAGTTGGATTATGACATCTCGTGCCTGGACATAAATCCAATTGGTGAAAATCCAAACTACAGTCACATTGCAGCAGTTGGAATGTGGACAGACATAAGTGTCAGGATATATTCACTTCCCGACTTGAATCTCATTACAAAGGAGCAGCTAGGAGGGGAGATTATTCCTCGTTCTGTTCTGATGTGTTCCTTTGAAGGG ATATCTTATCTACTATGTGCTTTGGGAGATGGCCATCTCTTGAATTTTGTATTGAGCATGAGTACTGGTGAGCTGACAGATAGGAAAAAAGTGtctcttgggacacagcccataacACTTCGTACATTCTCATCTAAAGATACTACACACGTCTTTGCTGCCTCCGACAGGCCCACAGTTATTTACAGCAGTAACAAGAAGCTGCTTTATAGCAATGTAAATCTAAAAGAAGTTAGTCATATGTGCCCATTCAATGTTGCAGCTTTTCCAGACAG CCTTGCAATCGCTAAAGAAGGTGAGTTAACAATTGGCACTATTGATGAAATTCAGAAGCTTCACATCCGTTCAATACCCCTTGGGGAGCATGCACGTCGCATCAGCCATCAAGAGCAGACCCGAACATTTGCTCTATGCAGTGTGAAGTATACTCAGTCAAATGCAGATGATCCTGAAATGCATTTTGTCCGCCTGTTGGATGATCAGACATTTGAGTTCATATCAACGTATCCCCTTGACCAATTTGAATATGGCTGTTCCATACTAAGCTGCTCCTTTTCTGATGATAGTAATGTGTATTATTGCATTGGAACTGCATATGTGATGCCAGAGGAAAATGAACCTACCAAG GGCCGAATTTTAGTTTTTATAGTTGAAGATGGAAAGCTCCAACTAATTGCTGAGAAGGAAACTAAGGGAGCTGTCTACTCTCTAAATGCCTTCAATGGGAAACTGCTTGCTGCAATCAATCAGAAGATTCAATTGTACAAGTGGGCTTCGCGTGAGGATGGTGGCAGCCGAGAATTGCAGACAGAATGTGGACACCATGGTCATATATTAGCTCTTTATGTTCAAACGCGTGGGGATTTCATTGTTGTTGGTGATTTGATGAAATCCATTTCCCTGCTGATTTTCAAG CATGAAGAGGGTGCTATAGAGGAGCGAGCCCGAGACTATAATGCAAATTGGATGTCAGCTGTTGAGATTCTCGATGATGACATTTATCTTGGTGCTGAGAATAACTTTAACCTTTTCACGGTCAGGAAAAATAGTGAAGGTGCTACAGATGAGGAGCGCAGCCGTCTTGAAGTGGTTGGTGAATACCATCTTGGTGAATTTGTTAATAGGTTTAGACACGGTTCGCTTGTCATGCGACTACCAGATTCAGACGTTGGGCAGATACCCACCGTCATATTTGGCACAGTGAATGGTGTTATAGGGGTCATTGCATCACTACCTCAtgatcaatatttatttttggaaaagcTGCAGACAAACTTACGGAAAGTGATAAAGGGTGTGGGAGGTCTGAGCCACGAGCAGTGGAGGTCGTTTTACAACGAGAAGAAAACTGTAGATGCTAAAAACTTTCTTGATGGAGATTTGATTGAATCATTCCTAGATCTTAGCAGGAATCGGATGGAAGAGATTTCTAAAGCAATGTCAGTTCCAGTTGAGGAACTAATGAAGAGAGTGGAAGAGTTGACAAGGTTGCATTAG